The Pseudomonas entomophila genome segment ACTGGAGGAACTCCATCATGAAACCTTCGGTGATCAACCCCTCGTCGTAGAGATCGTTCATCAGCGTGTAGTGCCAAAAGGTCGCCCAACCTTCGTTCATCACTTGGGTCTGGCGCTGCGGGTAGAAATACTGGGCGATCTTGCGCACGATACGCACGACTTCACGCTGCCAGGGTTCGAGCAACGGGGCGTGTTTCTCGATGAAGTAGAGGATGTTTTCCTGCGGCTCGGCCGGGAAGCGCGCGTCATCCTTCTCGCTGCCTTTTTCCGTGCCTTTGGGGATGGTGCGCCAAAGATCGTTGATCTGCCGTTGCAGATGCTCTTCGCGCTCTTTCTGGCGTCGGCGCTCCTCTTCCGCAGAGATGGGGTAGGGGCGTTTGTAGCGGTCCACGCCGTAATTCATCAGGGCGTGGCAGGAGTCAATCAGGTCTTCCACTGCGTCGATGCCGTGGCGCTCCTCGCATTGGGCGATGTACTGCTTGGCGAACACCAGGTAATCGATGATCGAGCTGGCATCGGTCCAGGTGCGGAACAGATAGTTGCCCTTGAAGAAGCTGTTGTGGCCATAGCAGGCATGGGCGATCACCAGTGCCTGCATGCACATCGTGTTCTCTTCCATCAGGTAGGCGATGCACGGGTCGGAGTTGATCACGATCTCGTAGGCCAGGCCCATTTGCCCACGGCTGTAGGACTTTTCGGTGCTGAGGAACTGCTTGCCATATGACCAGTGGTGATACCCCAGGGGCATGCCCACGGAGGCATAGGCGTCCATCATCTGCTCGGCGGTGATGACTTCGATCTGGTTGGGGTAGGTGTCAAGCGCGTAGCGCGCGGCCAGGCGGCTGATCTCGCGGTCGTAGGTCTGGATCAGCTCGAATGTCCACTCCGAGCCGACGGAAATGGGTTGGCGTCTCTGTTCTCTGGCGCTCATGTGGCTAACCTGCGCTGGAAGAGTTCACGGAAGACCGGGTAGATATCGCCGGCCGATACCAACTGCTGCTGGGCGAAGGTGTCCGGATAGGCTTCGCCTATGCGCTCGTACTCGTACCACAGCGCTTGGTGTTCGCGTGGCGTGATCTCGACATAAGTGTAGTACTGCACATGCGGCATGATCTGGTTGGCGAGGATGTCGCGGCAGATCGGCGAGTCGTCGTTCCAGTTGTCGCCGTCCGAGGCCTGGGCGGCGTAGATGTTCCAGTCACTGGCCGGGTAACGTTCGGCCATGATCTCCTGCATCATTTTCAGTGCGCTGGAAACGATGGTGCCGCCGGTCTCGCGGGAGTAGAAGAACTCTTCTTCGTCCACTTCACGGGCGCTGGTGTGGTGACGGATGAACACCACCTCGATGCGGTCGTAGTTCCGCTTGAGGAACAGGTACAGCAGGATGAAGAAGCGCTTGGCGATATCCTTGGTGGCCTGGGTCATTGAGCCGGAGACGTCCATCAGGCAGAACATCACCGCCTTGGAGCTAGGGTTGGGTTGCTTGATCAGCAGGTTGTACTTGAGGTCGAAGGTGTCGAGGAACGGCAGGCGGTTGATGCGCGCCTTGAGGCGTTCGATCTCGATCTCGGTTTCCTGGATGTCGGTGAAGTTGTCCGGCTCTTCGACTTTCAGCCGATCCAGCTCCTTTTGTGCTTCACGCAACAGGGCGCGACTGCTGCCGGTCAGGGCGATGCGCCGGGCGTGGGCCGAGCGCAATGTGCGCACGATATTGATGCGCGATGGGTTGCCTTCGTTGGCGATACCAGCGCGCACGGTCTTGAAGGTATCGGTACCGGTCAGGTGGCGCTTGACCAGGTTGGGTAGTTCAAGATCCTCGAACATGAACTCGAGGAACTCTTCCTGGGTGATCTGGAAGACGAAGTCGTCCATGCCCTCACCGGAGTTGCCAGCCTTGCCGCGCCCGCCACCGCCGCCACCGCCCTGGGGGCGGGCGATGTGTTCGCCGGCGGTGAATTCCTTGTTGCCGGGGTGGACGATGGTCTGTTTGCCGCCACGACCGTGGTGCAGCACCGGCTCATCGATATCGCGACCCGGAATGCTGATCTGTTCGCCATGCTCCATGTCCATGATGGAGCGGCGACTCACGGCCTCTTCGACGGCTTTCTTGATGTGCTCGCGGTACCGCCGCAGGAAGCGTTGGCGGTTGACCGTGCTCTTGTTCTTGCCGTTCAGGCGTCGGTCGATTACGTAGCTCATGGGCCCTCCGGTAGCGGGATACAGCTGCAAGCTTCAAGCTACGAGCTGCAAGTAAAAGCAGTCGCCGCCGCCACGTGCGGTACGCGGGAGCCCGCCGTACCGCACGTGACTTGCCGCCTTTACTGCGATTTCCTGACCCGCAGGTACCATTCCGACAGCAGGCGCACCTGTTTGTCGGTGTAGCCACGCTCCACCATCCGGGTGACGAAGTCGT includes the following:
- a CDS encoding SpoVR family protein codes for the protein MSAREQRRQPISVGSEWTFELIQTYDREISRLAARYALDTYPNQIEVITAEQMMDAYASVGMPLGYHHWSYGKQFLSTEKSYSRGQMGLAYEIVINSDPCIAYLMEENTMCMQALVIAHACYGHNSFFKGNYLFRTWTDASSIIDYLVFAKQYIAQCEERHGIDAVEDLIDSCHALMNYGVDRYKRPYPISAEEERRRQKEREEHLQRQINDLWRTIPKGTEKGSEKDDARFPAEPQENILYFIEKHAPLLEPWQREVVRIVRKIAQYFYPQRQTQVMNEGWATFWHYTLMNDLYDEGLITEGFMMEFLQSHTSVVFQPGFDSPYYSGINPYALGFAMYTDIRRMCEHPTEEDRRWFPDIAGSDWLSTIKFAMSSFKDESFILQYLSPKVIRDLKLFSILDDDQRDDLLVPAIHDEDGYRTIREQLAAQYNLGNREPNVQIWSIDRRGDRSLTLRHQQHNRKPLGDSTDEVLKHLHRLWGFDIHLETVQGDQIMKTHHMPPRSEHGESGEYGRMDLAVVHHL
- a CDS encoding YeaH/YhbH family protein — protein: MSYVIDRRLNGKNKSTVNRQRFLRRYREHIKKAVEEAVSRRSIMDMEHGEQISIPGRDIDEPVLHHGRGGKQTIVHPGNKEFTAGEHIARPQGGGGGGGRGKAGNSGEGMDDFVFQITQEEFLEFMFEDLELPNLVKRHLTGTDTFKTVRAGIANEGNPSRINIVRTLRSAHARRIALTGSSRALLREAQKELDRLKVEEPDNFTDIQETEIEIERLKARINRLPFLDTFDLKYNLLIKQPNPSSKAVMFCLMDVSGSMTQATKDIAKRFFILLYLFLKRNYDRIEVVFIRHHTSAREVDEEEFFYSRETGGTIVSSALKMMQEIMAERYPASDWNIYAAQASDGDNWNDDSPICRDILANQIMPHVQYYTYVEITPREHQALWYEYERIGEAYPDTFAQQQLVSAGDIYPVFRELFQRRLAT